A segment of the Vicugna pacos chromosome 25, VicPac4, whole genome shotgun sequence genome:
atgaccttgggcaagttatttaacctctctgagcttcagtctcctcatctaaAATGTATGGATATAATAGCACAGAACTGCTATGAAGATTAGCAATAATGTGTATCAGATGCCATAACAGAGGCAGTTGGTACCAATTTGATAACTATTatctattactattactattttacTAATTCTTGGATGGAGGCAAAGGTTATAGTTTGTCCACTTCTCTGATTATTTTTGTGGTGCCTGAAGGCAAATTTGGTAGGTGAGACATTTTAACTCTGTTACTTAGGACCTTTGGTAGGGATTTTAGAACGGGGTTCATGAAAAGTCAGAGATGAGATGTTGATGTGATGAGAAACGTATCACATTGTGGTGGAAAACTGGGATTTCCCTCCCACCTCTACCGCCAGTGCCAGGATGGCCGTGGTAAGTCCAGTAGCCTCTCTGGactttcatttcctcatctgtggaaaCGAGCCAGCCAGGTGTCAGCCATCTAGACCTGTGCTGTTCAGTATATAGACACCAGCCACGaatgactatttaaatttaaattaattaaaacgaaataaagttgaaataatgccatttgcagcaacatggatggacctagagattatcatactaagtaaagtaagtcagactgaGAGAGACAACTAGCtatatgatatcaattatatgtggaatcttaaaaaaaaaagaaattatacaaatgaacttacttacaaaacagaaatagactcacagacatagaaaacaatctatggttaccaaaagggaaaacggcagggaaggataaattaggagtttgggattaacatatacacacttctgtatataaaactgataaacaacaaggatctaatatatagcaaagggaactattataatatcttgtaataacttataatggaaaataatctgaaaaagaatgtgcatatatatatgtataactgaatcactttgatgtacacctgaaactaacacaacactgtaaatcaactatatttcaattaaaagaacagctTACCCACACAGCCTCAGTCAGAACTGGAATTGCAAGTCTATCCATAGGGAAAGAGCCCACAGAGCTAAGCAAGCAAATCATATGACAGCCTTATAGCCATCAGCTGTTAAAGGAGGCAGTGTGTTTCCCCAGTTCTTTCTAACAAATCCACCACTCaagcgggagggagggagcagagaaagGGCAGTCTTCTGGCTAAAATGCCCTTCCTCTCAGTGAGGTGAAGCCTTGGGGGAGGAAATTCCCATTCAACAATCCTGAATAAAAGAGGAtcttttaatgcaaaaaaaaaaacaaaaacctaactaaataaagttaaaaattcaacTTTCCAGTTGCTCCAGCCCTAATTCAAGGGCTCAACTGTCACCTATGGCTAGTGCTGACCATGCAGATAATAGACTATTTTTATCATCGTTGAAAGTGCTATCAGACAATCCTGAGTTCTAGAGATTGCTACCCAATGTCTGGTCCTCAGATGAGCAGCATTAGCACCACCTGGGACTTGTTAAGAAGGCAAACTCTCAGGTGCCGCTCTAGAGCTTCAGAATCAAAACCTACAGTTTAACAAggagcccccaccaccacccagtgATTACGGACTTAAGTTTAAGAAGCTGTGATCTACAAGATTTCTTTCAGCtctaaagataaaatttaagAATCTGGGTATCCACTTGACAAAGTCTTTGAGAAAGAAATAAGCAACCAGCTTTTCTGAATCCTGATTCCCTGATTTATTTGAAAGGAAAGAATTGGGGCCATCTGAAGAAAGATCAGCAAGCAGAATGACTATACCTCTGCAggaaagaactgaacagacatctAAAGGCAACATGTAAAACATCACTGCTCGGAAGGTGGTGCAATCCGGCTCCTGCCTCTGAGCCTCCCATCATTGAGGCACTCAGTCCTTGCCTAAAGATCTTCAGAGAAGGGAAGTTCTCGATTTTTTGTGGCAGCAAATGAAACAAGAAGAAATGGGTTGCATTTACTGCGTGCCTTATCCCCAGGGCATCTAACGTGCTTGCCAAAGCTCCCCTACTTAAACCTCTGCAGGAAGGACCTCAGGCAGGTCTTTTATTCAAGTAGAGAAAATGAGGAACAGAGATTGGTGAAGAAATCGAGGTCACATTAACCAGTGACAGGACAGAGACTGGAACACCAGCCCTGGGCTCTTGGTCCAAAGCCCTCCTCTGTGGCTTGAGCTATAAAATAGGAGAGAAGGCATTCAGTCCTTTTGCTGTGGAAAGTTTTGGTGTCTTTTGGTGACATGCTGTTTTTAgcacaaaaacaaagaggaacaaTATTAGATGTGTTGCTTGTTAAGAAAACATGTGCCTCTTACAGGACAAAATTGCAGTCATGTATCTTATTTAATTGTTATTAGATTTTATTGccaaatgttaaaattttaatgtatccATAAATCTACTTCTCAGTTTCAGAGAAACATCTTTATTAAGAACACACTGTACAAGGATGAAGGGGGAAAATGAATCTAAAATatgcattattaattttttaggAAGCAAGCAACATGGTACCTCATAGAggatattagaaaaaataaaatagctggGATTTCTGATTTGCTTTAGAGAAAAATCTGCTGACTTGAGAAACATGCTTATAGGGTCAACTATTTTGATGCAAaaaaagatgagagagagagagagcagataGAAATGGGCTTGTGATATACAAATCAGCCCTTAAACAGTCACTGGCAGAAAGTGTGATGTGTTTCCAGCAGATACAATGAGCTGAACATCCTGTCATATAACCTAGAGCCCTGGAATCTGGACAGGGTGCAGGGGCCAGGCAGATCTGGTCTGAATTCCACTGTTCCACCTACTCTGGGTGATCGCTGACACATTTCAGCAAGcactctgagcctcaatttccatTGTGTGAAATGCAAAGAGCATCTGTCTCCAGAGGCTTCAGGGAGGATGCAGGGAGATGCTATATGTAAAGTACTCCTCAGACATAATAGGCAATTAATACCTATTAGTGTCCCAATTACTCAGATAATGGCTTGAGGTCAAATCCATAGCCATGACAAAGAAAGCAAATGGGGACACATCAGGAGGAGATCTGCTTGAGTGCTGGCTGTTCTGCCCACTGTTCGCCTGCTCCCACTGACTGGCCCGCTCCTGCCCAGGCAGTGAAGCAGGTCCGACTCACATTGGCAACGCTGGGAAGGGTCGGGAGCACAGGGCCCATCAGTGATTTCTGGGGGTCAGAGAGGCGTGGGAGTGGAGTCGGTGCTCGGGAGCGCTGCCAACCTTCAAGCCAACCTCCAATTCTGGAAGGAAGCAAGTCTGCAGGAGAAAAGAACTATGTTCTTTTGCTGATCCCCATTCTAATGACCAGTTATTCCATTTCCCCTTCCTCCAGCTGGAGTAAGAACATCCTCTTATGGAGGGTCTTGAATCTCCAATCAGGCCAGTCCCACATGGTAATGCCCCTTCTTCAACACAATTTCTCTCTGTATCCCTTTTCTGAGCTGAACTTTCCCATTTAGATTATGTGCCAGGAACAGCAAGTCTTCTATACTATTGCTGGAGAAATATCCACAGGTTTGCTCCTAACCTGCCTATTTCCCCACCGCATTTCTCCCCTTCATTAACCTCTTTCAGGCTGAACCCAGAAAGAGAATTGGGTTGCTCAGTTCATGCCCTCTAGTCAATGTCCGGACACCTGTCTCGCGTTACGAGTGTAATTCACTGGCCTGAACAGTATTAAGCTACTCCATAAATCCAGCTCCAAAATACCTGATGTGAGAAGGGATTTATTTGAGAGTATTTAAAAATTGACTAAtgtcttcattaaaattaaaattccataCATACAGTACAATACTCATCAGATATTTTCATGTCAATCAAGATCTCTCAAATTCATTTCATATGGTTCCAAATGAACCCAAGGCTCTCTGAGTGCATCCCAGACCTAAATCTCCATGACTGACAGGGCGGAGCAGCCCCAGAGCAGCTTTATTTTAGTTATCCCAGAgctgggaaaagagaaaagatgatTAACTCAGTGACAAAATATTCTCGTTTTCCTCTTAAGACTCTCAGGAGAGAACTGCCCTCAGAGGGTAGGAGCAAGGGAGGGAAGGCACAGTGGTTAGAGCTGAGATACAATGGCCTCAGTCCGGAGCCCCATTTAAGATTTGCTTTCTTGTCTGTAAAGTTAGAGCACAAGAAAATAGATGACTATCAAAAAGTGATCTTACATAGTGTGGTTTATCAAAATTTGAGCCTGTCCATCAACCGAAGGTTGGTTTCAATTAGTAAGACCCACGACATAGCGTTGCTGCTTTTCTCAATGAACAATCACGGCCTAACAAAGCAGCACAGAATTCAGGAGCTTAAAGTAATCAGTATTTCTTATTGCTCAAGTGTCTGCAATCAGCTGGTGACTGGGGACTGGCGTGTCTAGGATGCCCTCCTTCACACATCTGGCAGTTGCTTGGCAATTGGCTGAGATAATGGAATAGACTGGTCATGTGCCTCTTGTCGCTCAGCAACCCAACCTGGTACGGCAGGCTGAATAACCTGCCGAGCCCCActcaaagatgtccatgtcctaatgcCCAGAACCTCTGACCATGCTATCTTTCATGGAAAATGGGACTCTACATGTGTGCTTGAGTTAAGTCTCTTGAGATGGAGCAATTATCCTGGATTACCTGGGTGGCCCTAATATAGTCACAAGGTCCTtgtcagagggaggcaggaggattgGAGTCATGAAAGATGTCAGAGAGAGGCCAGAGAGAAAAGGAGCTGCAACACTGCTAGCTTTGAGATGGAGGAGAgtccatgagccaaggaatacaggtggcctctagaagctggaaaaggcaagcaAAAGGCTCTTCCCCTGGAACCCCCAGGAGGAATGCAGCCCTCTGGATccattttattgactttttttctttacattttctagctgattttatttaggtatttattttagggtttttttgggggggggtggtaattaagtttatttatttattttggggggcggtactggggactgaacccaggactttgtgcatgctaagcatgtgctctaccacttgagctacaccctccctccttggacccattttagacttctgacttccagaactgtgagagaataaatataTGTTTCTATAAGTCACTATGtttgtggaaatttgttacaacagcaatagagGCTAATACACCTGGACTTGGCAAAAAAAAGTTAGTAACAGGATTCCAAGAGAGAGGCAGGTGGGAATCATAGACTCTGGATAGGCATAGtgtcacttctgccacattctattGGCCAACGATGTCCAGGCATCTTGAATTCAAGGGTTGTAGAAATAAACCCTGCCACTTGACAGATTCTATTTCTCTCACTTCTCGATGGGAGAAGCTGTAAAGTCACATCGTAAGAAGGtgttgaaactgagcaggaccctgcagggccATCCCAGGGACAGATCCCCCAGGTCCTCCACCTCTTCTTTGTAGAAaagctttagtctcctaggccttccccgAGTACCAAGgagcaaatttaatcagagaggtgagaaaatgcagaaacaaaggaaaacagtcaagcaagaaacaagagtaacagtttagccataaaacaaagtcaaggacctttagttcctcctcaagggctatagataatattctgagacATATCCTTGAACCGTTTGGCAGATATTAAAACcaccaccaggtggaagaagttaactgcttGCTGACCACCACCACATTGACCACAGACTTGTTGGAACCAGAAAGCTGACAATATCAACCCCCaaaacatcaccctgttacctcaccatcaacgaGTCGGAAGGATGTACACTAGCTGATCAGGCACCTGCAACCCTCTCCGTCATCTTGCCTTTAAAACCCTCCCCCGAAAGCCGctggggagtttgggtcttttgagcatgagctgcccgttctccttgcttggcctcaTGTTGGGTGCCTTGCAGTAAACTCTGTGCTTCTCTTCACCACAATCCGGTGTCAGTAGACTGGCTGTACTGTGTTTGGGTGAGCAGACCCACGTTTGGTTTGCTAACAGTGTGGAGACTGAGAATGGTAAAGAATTATGGCCATTTTTTGCAATCAATCTGCCATCATGTCCTTTCCAAAGTGACAGAAGACATTCAAAGGCAACATCTCAACctggtttctttttcatttccaggGACACAGGGAGCATGGGTGTCTGGAAGTCAGGCACCAATATCTTCTTAAGTCTTTGGGGGATGTATGTGTCTCCAAGAAGCCCTGGATGGATAGACTTTACTCAACATTTGGGAGTTTGCTGTTTTGTTGCTTTCACTTCCGTAGGCCTCCTCTCTGTGGCCTTCTACTGGCTTCCATCCTCACTGCTAGCCTTCATCGCCTCCTGGATGGTCATGTGGGCTCTGCTGTGCTGCTCCAGACACGCGCGATGTTTCCTTCTGCTCTTCTTCCTCTCGTGTGGCCTGCGTGAGGGCAGGAACGCTCTGATTGCCGCTGGCACAGGGATAGTAATCTTTGGACATGTGGAAAACATTTTTCACAACTTTAAAAGTCTCCTGGACAGTATGACTTGCAACCTAAGGGCAAAGAGCTTTTCCATTCATTTCCcacttttgaaaaaatatattgaagCAATTCAGTGGATATATGGCCTTGCTACTCACCTAAGTCTATTTGATGACCTTGTTTCTTGGAACCAGACCCTGGCGGTCTCTCTTTTCAGTCCCAGCCAAGCCCTGGAAACACAGCTCAATGACACTACAGACAAAGCCCTGGGTGTCTTGTACCAGATGGTGACGGCAACAGAGGTGGTGTCCTCTGTGGGCCGGCAGCTACTTGCCCTCACAGGGCTTCTGCTGATGCTGCTCGGCACTGGCCTCTTCATGAAGCGGTTTTTGGACCCTCGTGGTGCGAAGTTTGAGAATGTCTACATCACCAGACAGTTTGTTGAGTTTGATGAAAGGGAGAGGCATGAGCAGAGGCCCTGTGTCCTCCCGCTgaataagaaggaaagaaagaagtacaCTGTCATCCCGTCTTTCTGGCTGACTCCAAAAGACAGGAAAAACCTGGGGCTGTTTTTCCTCCCAGTACTTACCCATCTCTACATCTGGGTGCTGTTTGCAGCCATAGATTATCTGCTGTATCAGCTCATTTTCTCCATGGGCAAACATTTCCAAAGCTTGCCAGGGCTCGAGTTTCACTTGAAGCTGCACAGAGAGGTATGCGCTCCCAGGCCCTTCTCACTGTGTGTCCTGGCTGTCTGCTGGTCTGTTTGCAAAAGATCGTGAACCTCCCAAGGCAGGGCAGTGTCTTAGTCACTTCTGGATTCCCGGTGCCTGGCATGTAGGAAGAGCCCAAACACGTTGGTTAAACTGAGTTGAAATCCCCACATTACAGTGTGATTAACATTCTGAACATCTTTAGTCACCGTATTAGCTTCCTGTGGCAGCCATGTTCCAACAGAGAAGCCTTTTTGCTcatcccatttttttctcttttccattttgccCTGCGGAAAGGTATGATTCTGTGGACATTCCAGAGGATCTGGATATGGTCAGATGCtcatcttagttttttttttaaacccagacATTGTGAGGCTGAGCTAGGTgggacatgtgtgtgtgtggcacgtGTGtccgtgtgcatgtgtgcatggagTGTGTGTAGTTGTGTGCGTGTGCgagtctgcgtgtgtgtgtgaacatgctGGGTGGGGTGCACCAGCCTGGGCTGGTGAAAGCGCCATCCTCTATTTTCATGTGTCTGATTCTTCTCCTCTTTATGCGGCTACAATAGGTAGCTGCTGGGGAAATCTTAGAGGGGAAGGGCAGAAAGGGAAACCCTCCCTGGAAACCCCACTCACCCCACTCCCCCTCGCTgcgcccaccccctccctccccttttctccTGGCTCAGCAGGTGCTGCCCGCCCTGCCCCTCCTAGTCCTGGGCTGCTCTCAGAGATGCTTACTTTGAGCACCCCGCTTTCCCTGAAGACTTCAGTTAATTATGAGAACCCCGTTGCTCTAGATACCGGAGCAGGGTGGATAATGGAAGCAGTGCATCAAATGAAAGCCAAACAGGATTTTCAGACCGGCTTGCTCCTGGGGAAGTCGCTAGTAAAAGGgctgctctcctcccctcccccatagcCAACCCTCCTCCTGTATTCCCCCTTTTGATCTTTCCCTcagttcttcctctccttctttctcttttagctcctttctcatttaattctctcagcCAATCCCCTTGCCTGTTTTGTGAATTCTCACTGTTTTAgacagaagaggggaaaaaagcaagctCTGCCTTCCAAAAAAAGGCCCAGAAGCTTTCCAATGACAGTGTCCTGACAAATACACATTTGGGTGTTGCGGGGTCTGGAGGACGTAGAGATGTCTAGCCGTGAGGGCTGTCATCGGGGGGCTCACGTCCGGGCGGGGGAGGCCGCCATGCACACTCGCAGTGACAGCAGGGCAGTGGGCGCTGGAACAGATGTGAGTGCCAGACTGTGGGAGCGCGTCTCAAACTCTCTCCTGCCGAGCCCGGGAGGCTGTGCCGCCAGCAGCCGGCTTCTGCGTGACTGGCAGTGCCCTGCCCTGATCCCAGGGTGCCCTTGGAGGTTCCCGGTCTCTCCTGCAGATTTGCAAAGGAGAAGTCAAGCAAGAGAAGAAACACTGGCTCaaagttttgccaatatttttctCCCACTTCCATACCAATTTAAATAAAGAAGATAGAAAACGACCCAAATAGAGCTGGCCGGATAGGTGGGCATTGTAAGGAAAAATAGCTATAGTTgctacttactgagcacctactgtgtgcccaggGTTAGTCTGCGTTAACCTTTTCAGGACCATCTGATACCACAGCGAGTCTTCCTGCCATTAATCAATGACGTCTTGGCAAATTGTTTACTTAAGAGAGGTAAACACATTTTAATACACCAGGGTCTATTTAGTATATTGTTCGGTATTTTTGAGAGAGTTTATTTATCTTCCATACT
Coding sequences within it:
- the DCSTAMP gene encoding dendritic cell-specific transmembrane protein isoform X1; amino-acid sequence: MGVWKSGTNIFLSLWGMYVSPRSPGWIDFTQHLGVCCFVAFTSVGLLSVAFYWLPSSLLAFIASWMVMWALLCCSRHARCFLLLFFLSCGLREGRNALIAAGTGIVIFGHVENIFHNFKSLLDSMTCNLRAKSFSIHFPLLKKYIEAIQWIYGLATHLSLFDDLVSWNQTLAVSLFSPSQALETQLNDTTDKALGVLYQMVTATEVVSSVGRQLLALTGLLLMLLGTGLFMKRFLDPRGAKFENVYITRQFVEFDERERHEQRPCVLPLNKKERKKYTVIPSFWLTPKDRKNLGLFFLPVLTHLYIWVLFAAIDYLLYQLIFSMGKHFQSLPGLEFHLKLHREEQGTQDIIHDSSFNISLFEPKCIPKPKLLLSETWIPLSIILVILVMLGLLSSILMQLKILVSASFYPNVQRERIQYLHAKLLKKRSKQPVGEAKRKLSLYFTKIHFWLPVLKMIGKKQSDIAREDNL
- the DCSTAMP gene encoding dendritic cell-specific transmembrane protein isoform X2 — encoded protein: MGVWKSGTNIFLSLWGMYVSPRSPGWIDFTQHLGVCCFVAFTSVGLLSVAFYWLPSSLLAFIASWMVMWALLCCSRHARCFLLLFFLSCGLREGRNALIAAGTGIVIFGHVENIFHNFKSLLDSMTCNLRAKSFSIHFPLLKKYIEAIQWIYGLATHLSLFDDLVSWNQTLAVSLFSPSQALETQLNDTTDKALGVLYQMVTATEVVSSVGRQLLALTGLLLMLLGTGLFMKRFLDPRGAKFENVYITRQFVEFDERERHEQRPCVLPLNKKERKKFISGFQS